Proteins from a genomic interval of Leptospira kanakyensis:
- a CDS encoding HTTM domain-containing protein codes for MMAIKKIHNAVPSYSLHFFRIAYGFATSLLIFRYFYYGWIHSYFIKPTFFFKHFGFEWIHPLPPTFTYLLFGILLITALGIFLGYFLRFNLFVFTIGFTWFHFSDATIYLNHYYLISLLGFLLWLSPVSKRNLPLWKWKDWIQTLEPISKLWLYSFRLQMGLIYFFGGVAKLQPDWLLEALPLKLWLYQSEGKLPFLDPILGLPLTAYVFSWIGVVFDLSIPFLLCTKRFRFPAWFVVLFFHTFTSFLFPIGVFPIVMSLSSLIFFDPQWPIVLINKVFKKQSYTFKENEFPEESKQLTKANHFAFKEYLLLTYLILQITIPFRHIFYPGQVIWTEDAIKFSWQVMVADKVGSAIFWINNQPIDPRDTLTDYQYRMMTIQPEHILQFAKYLQKKEYERSGKQDLPVYVQSHVSINGKPAKPLFSPNEDLTKIKITFFPMQGLLR; via the coding sequence ATGATGGCGATTAAAAAAATACACAATGCCGTTCCTTCTTATTCCTTACATTTTTTCCGAATTGCTTACGGGTTTGCAACTTCCCTTCTCATTTTCAGATATTTTTATTACGGATGGATTCATTCTTACTTTATCAAACCAACTTTTTTCTTCAAACATTTTGGCTTCGAATGGATTCATCCCCTTCCTCCGACTTTCACCTATCTTTTGTTTGGGATTCTTCTCATCACAGCGCTTGGGATTTTTTTAGGATACTTTCTTAGATTCAATCTCTTTGTATTTACCATTGGATTTACATGGTTTCATTTTTCTGATGCGACCATTTATTTGAATCATTATTATTTAATTTCGTTACTTGGTTTTTTATTATGGTTATCTCCGGTAAGTAAACGAAATCTCCCTTTATGGAAATGGAAGGATTGGATCCAAACACTAGAACCCATTTCAAAACTTTGGCTTTATTCCTTTCGATTACAGATGGGACTCATTTATTTTTTTGGAGGAGTTGCCAAACTCCAACCTGATTGGCTACTCGAAGCTCTTCCTCTAAAACTCTGGTTATACCAATCAGAAGGAAAACTTCCTTTCCTTGACCCCATTCTCGGCCTTCCCTTAACAGCTTATGTTTTTTCTTGGATCGGTGTGGTCTTTGATTTGAGTATTCCATTTTTACTTTGTACAAAAAGGTTTCGATTCCCGGCTTGGTTTGTTGTTTTATTCTTTCATACCTTTACTTCCTTTTTATTCCCCATTGGTGTATTTCCGATCGTTATGAGTTTGTCTTCTCTGATATTTTTTGATCCCCAGTGGCCCATTGTTTTGATAAACAAAGTTTTCAAAAAACAATCATATACTTTTAAAGAAAACGAATTTCCAGAAGAATCAAAACAACTTACAAAAGCCAATCATTTTGCATTCAAAGAATACCTTCTTCTCACCTATCTTATACTACAAATTACCATTCCTTTCCGACATATTTTTTATCCGGGACAAGTGATTTGGACAGAAGATGCCATTAAGTTTTCTTGGCAGGTAATGGTGGCCGACAAAGTGGGATCTGCCATTTTCTGGATAAACAATCAACCTATTGATCCAAGGGATACACTCACCGACTACCAATATCGGATGATGACCATCCAACCAGAACATATCTTACAGTTTGCAAAGTATTTACAAAAAAAAGAATACGAAAGATCTGGAAAACAAGATTTGCCGGTGTATGTTCAATCTCATGTTTCAATCAATGGAAAACCGGCAAAACCTTTATTTTCACCTAACGAAGATCTAACTAAGATCAAAATCACATTTTTTCCGATGCAAGGGCTCCTTCGATGA
- a CDS encoding TonB-dependent receptor family protein: MKSKFEKLSHYFLLSLVLGFPIFSQTNTEDKEAKPQKNEGIHVIGNKKEDLKKIPGSAYIIDKKYLEEASPTDPMEALRRVPGASVRFQDAAGLTPNIGFRGVSNEESRKTLILEDGILTSLSPYGQPESYYSPSIERMERIEIIKGSGSILFGPNTIGGIVNFVTKRPPVESTFYTKNVGGENGYLSTYNSYGKSFNSSSFEVSLLRKQGNGFRNYQNFDVTEGNIKWIQDWNENHSTTIKLGYHVQNAQSTYLGLSQGLFRMDPKINPAEYDEKQLNRSQTVISHNWKLAEEHTLIIRGYFSQAERNWARQDFLSGKSSSGGYLNAPLDTIRTYSPGIIGNRPGDTIYMRDSYISRDQAFMVGGIETKLESKFSTFGLKHETDLGVRIHGENNLTQTNIKKTDDPLGYLSKAIIQEDSLTNNLTQTALPNFNLNRQERKIESFAAYFQDRIQLSENWKLIPGVRFEEVRQKAITTRRQATTEDYQLGAVLPGDVSVNRRSSSESKTHIILPGMGITYDITKKFIWFSGAHKGFSPPTFGTSFSPQGNDYRLKPETSTNYETGVRGDITSYLYTELVGYKMYFRDQIINVNEVGSETGIRPANTGYSTHTGGESVVVWDPAKMQKSEWRVPIELIYSRTEAKSRSFNPFPVSQSSDGKETIEILPAYTVNNYQYITTNTTGNYLPYVPKETITLAVSVSSPQGYYGRLEYQYIGKQYSDLLNTKDESEDGNKGIIPKVELWNTSLGYRSPDKWSVFINAKNIQDKQYVSGRLPTGIQPGPFCQINVGFTLEL, translated from the coding sequence ATGAAATCTAAATTTGAAAAACTATCTCATTATTTTCTACTATCACTTGTTCTGGGATTTCCCATTTTTTCTCAAACGAATACAGAGGATAAAGAAGCGAAACCTCAAAAAAACGAAGGGATTCATGTCATCGGAAATAAAAAAGAAGATTTAAAAAAAATCCCAGGTTCAGCATATATCATTGATAAAAAATATCTGGAAGAAGCCTCTCCGACAGATCCTATGGAAGCTTTGAGAAGAGTGCCAGGCGCCAGTGTTCGTTTCCAAGATGCTGCAGGCCTAACACCAAACATTGGTTTTAGGGGTGTTAGTAACGAAGAATCCAGAAAAACTTTAATTTTGGAAGATGGAATACTTACCTCCCTTTCTCCCTATGGACAACCAGAAAGTTATTACTCCCCTTCCATCGAAAGAATGGAAAGGATCGAAATCATCAAAGGATCTGGCTCTATTTTATTTGGGCCAAATACAATTGGAGGGATTGTAAACTTTGTCACCAAACGGCCCCCAGTTGAATCCACTTTTTATACAAAAAATGTTGGTGGAGAAAATGGATATTTATCAACTTATAATTCTTACGGCAAAAGTTTTAACTCTAGTTCATTCGAAGTTTCTTTACTTAGAAAACAAGGAAATGGATTTCGAAACTACCAAAACTTTGATGTCACCGAAGGAAATATCAAATGGATTCAAGATTGGAATGAAAACCATAGCACCACGATTAAGTTAGGTTATCATGTGCAAAATGCTCAGTCCACTTATTTGGGTCTCTCCCAAGGTTTATTCCGCATGGATCCCAAAATTAACCCCGCGGAGTATGATGAAAAACAATTGAATCGCAGCCAAACGGTGATTTCTCATAACTGGAAATTGGCAGAGGAACATACTCTCATCATTCGAGGTTATTTTTCGCAAGCAGAACGAAACTGGGCCAGACAAGATTTTTTATCTGGTAAATCCAGCTCAGGAGGGTATTTAAACGCACCTCTTGATACAATTCGTACCTATTCCCCTGGTATTATTGGAAATCGTCCTGGTGACACAATTTATATGCGTGATTCGTATATTAGCCGCGACCAAGCCTTTATGGTGGGAGGTATAGAAACAAAACTTGAATCAAAGTTCTCTACGTTTGGACTCAAACATGAAACAGATTTAGGGGTTCGTATTCATGGAGAAAATAACTTAACACAAACAAATATTAAAAAAACAGATGATCCTTTGGGTTATCTTTCGAAAGCAATCATCCAGGAAGATTCACTCACAAACAATCTGACTCAAACCGCTTTACCTAATTTTAATCTCAACCGCCAAGAAAGAAAAATTGAATCCTTTGCCGCATACTTTCAAGACCGGATCCAACTCTCTGAAAACTGGAAACTCATTCCCGGTGTTCGCTTTGAAGAAGTAAGACAAAAAGCCATTACAACAAGAAGGCAGGCCACAACCGAAGATTACCAGCTAGGTGCCGTTCTTCCGGGTGATGTTTCCGTGAATCGTCGTAGTTCTAGTGAATCTAAAACTCATATCATCCTTCCTGGGATGGGGATTACTTACGACATCACTAAAAAGTTCATTTGGTTTTCTGGAGCGCACAAAGGATTTTCACCTCCTACTTTTGGAACTTCTTTTAGCCCCCAAGGAAATGATTATAGGCTAAAACCCGAAACTTCTACAAACTACGAAACTGGAGTGAGAGGAGACATTACTTCCTATCTATATACAGAACTAGTTGGTTACAAAATGTACTTTAGAGACCAAATCATTAACGTAAATGAGGTTGGAAGTGAAACAGGCATAAGACCAGCAAACACAGGTTACTCAACACATACGGGTGGTGAATCTGTTGTTGTTTGGGATCCAGCAAAAATGCAAAAATCTGAGTGGAGGGTTCCAATTGAACTGATATATTCTCGTACCGAAGCAAAATCTAGAAGTTTTAATCCTTTTCCTGTTTCACAATCAAGTGATGGGAAAGAGACCATTGAAATCCTTCCTGCTTACACAGTAAACAATTACCAATACATTACAACAAATACAACAGGGAACTATCTACCTTATGTTCCGAAAGAAACCATAACTCTTGCTGTCAGCGTATCCTCACCACAAGGTTATTATGGAAGATTGGAATACCAATACATTGGAAAACAATATTCTGATTTATTGAATACAAAAGATGAATCGGAAGATGGAAACAAAGGAATCATTCCTAAAGTGGAACTCTGGAACACTAGTTTAGGATACAGATCTCCCGACAAATGGTCGGTGTTTATCAATGCGAAAAATATCCAAGATAAACAATATGTTTCCGGCAGATTGCCAACAGGAATCCAACCTGGGCCATTCTGCCAAATCAATGTTGGTTTCACATTAGAACTTTGA
- a CDS encoding LBF_1199 family protein, with protein MRWKASEFWKNASPNELLDFFQSIEQGADLKSLADHMSVEDEFCDLVFEYLWLLRSEENTKHFLNDESLTPDLLMKFIYFGYGKQFLSGNFDSNSYFLQVRTLFGSAQSLRILSLAEEMDRDPTLKIHLLSNLDPQTWEAYFDILEEKNMTMQTLLGIFSNLRENEIRKILLNSHTLYYYLRMMMVSGIKKLNEQTQKEMENRMRLESILESIRIWETFCQNLGERFDFKSEAELSPNKRDPDRLSLVLRELTKVPSLDREDVLVYMKANGAVIDVWEETTILSALGNFDRVGKYF; from the coding sequence ATGCGATGGAAGGCATCAGAGTTTTGGAAAAATGCATCTCCTAATGAACTATTAGATTTTTTTCAATCCATCGAACAAGGTGCAGATTTAAAATCTTTGGCTGATCATATGTCGGTTGAAGACGAGTTCTGTGATTTAGTTTTTGAATACTTATGGTTGTTGCGTTCGGAAGAAAACACTAAACACTTTTTGAATGATGAGAGTTTAACACCAGACCTTCTGATGAAGTTTATTTATTTTGGATACGGTAAACAGTTTTTATCCGGTAATTTTGATTCTAACTCCTATTTTTTACAAGTAAGGACTTTGTTTGGTTCTGCTCAAAGTTTACGAATTTTATCTTTAGCGGAGGAGATGGACAGGGATCCCACTCTTAAAATTCATCTTTTGTCCAATTTGGATCCTCAGACTTGGGAAGCCTATTTTGATATATTAGAAGAAAAAAATATGACGATGCAGACTCTTCTAGGGATATTTTCCAATCTCAGAGAAAACGAAATTCGTAAAATTTTACTCAATAGTCATACTCTTTATTATTATCTTCGTATGATGATGGTATCTGGAATTAAAAAGTTGAATGAACAAACTCAAAAGGAAATGGAAAATCGGATGCGACTGGAATCCATATTAGAGTCCATTCGTATTTGGGAAACTTTTTGTCAAAACTTAGGTGAAAGGTTTGATTTTAAATCAGAAGCAGAACTTTCTCCAAACAAAAGGGATCCAGATCGGTTATCTCTTGTTTTGCGAGAATTAACCAAGGTTCCTTCTTTAGATAGAGAAGATGTTTTGGTGTATATGAAGGCCAATGGCGCAGTGATTGATGTTTGGGAAGAAACAACAATCCTCTCCGCACTTGGAAACTTTGATCGGGTCGGTAAATACTTTTAA
- a CDS encoding antibiotic biosynthesis monooxygenase family protein yields the protein MNQILIDRFHLPTESKKIFLERVKINRDFIKNIDGFLGDQTYIREEQNKIQFVTIATWKDKQSLENAKTLVFAEYEKQGFVMPEFLKENCIQIEREIYEKMIE from the coding sequence ATGAACCAAATTTTAATCGATCGATTTCATTTGCCCACAGAGTCAAAAAAAATATTTTTAGAAAGAGTAAAAATCAATCGCGATTTTATCAAAAACATAGATGGGTTTTTAGGAGACCAAACCTATATCAGAGAAGAACAAAATAAGATTCAATTTGTCACCATTGCCACTTGGAAAGACAAACAGAGTCTAGAAAACGCGAAAACACTGGTTTTTGCAGAATATGAAAAACAAGGGTTCGTAATGCCAGAATTTTTAAAAGAAAACTGCATCCAAATCGAAAGAGAGATTTACGAAAAAATGATTGAGTAG
- a CDS encoding helix-turn-helix domain-containing protein, producing MKVDSFFPSENLKPYIQKYLIIESEEGIENRILPNPNLVLSFQLKGNLKSEESNSLYDLPKVGLAGFRKSARTIIYPKNSSALLVLFSEVGAFTFFQEPISEFYGKTVSLEDLFPRPLINRIEEQLFVCKSNTERISLIENFLHQIKKNRMIDPIITNTLLKIKETNGKIKIGEIRQGLPISIDSLEKKFKVSIGTTLKHYSNLLRIRSVISSHSQKTNLTDLAYHAGYFDQSHFNKEFKLFTGSSPKEYFKNPQNW from the coding sequence ATGAAAGTTGATAGTTTCTTTCCTTCGGAAAACCTGAAACCCTATATACAAAAATATCTGATCATTGAATCAGAAGAAGGAATCGAAAATCGTATCCTTCCAAACCCAAATCTAGTTTTATCTTTCCAACTCAAAGGGAATCTAAAATCGGAAGAATCAAATTCCCTTTACGATTTGCCGAAGGTTGGCCTTGCGGGTTTTCGAAAGAGTGCACGGACCATCATTTATCCCAAAAACTCATCGGCCCTTCTTGTCCTTTTTTCCGAAGTTGGTGCTTTTACTTTTTTTCAGGAACCAATTTCTGAGTTCTATGGAAAAACAGTCAGTTTGGAGGATTTATTTCCTAGGCCCCTCATCAATAGAATCGAGGAACAATTGTTTGTTTGTAAATCAAATACCGAACGAATCAGTCTAATCGAAAACTTTTTACATCAAATTAAAAAAAATCGTATGATAGATCCCATCATTACAAATACTCTTTTAAAAATTAAAGAAACCAATGGTAAAATCAAAATAGGAGAGATTAGACAAGGTCTTCCCATTAGTATTGATTCCTTAGAGAAAAAATTTAAGGTTTCTATTGGAACCACCTTAAAACACTACTCCAATCTTTTAAGGATTCGGTCTGTCATATCCTCCCATTCACAAAAAACAAACCTAACCGATTTGGCATACCATGCGGGATACTTTGACCAGTCTCATTTCAACAAAGAATTCAAACTTTTTACAGGATCATCACCCAAGGAATATTTTAAAAATCCACAAAACTGGTAA